GCAAGCAACTCCACCTTATCTGTTTCTCCCGTACTACATGGATCAGGATGGGAGCTGGCTTCACCAATGGAATTCGTTTGACAAGCTGACACAGTTTGCGAGTTGGAAAAAGCCGCTTGCCGCTTACGTTACAGGGCAACGCCCTAATGGTTACTACCTTGCAAAATTCGAGGAATCGAAGGCCAAGGCGTCGCTGACTCAACTCAACCAAGAATTGGGTGTTGTTCAGTCAGCACTTTCGAGAGTTCGAAAAACCCTGCCACGTCCAGCCGTTCAGCTTGATACAGCAGCGTTCAAGCAGGAAATTAACGACCTGCTTCGCACTTCCACGCTTCTAAAAACTGAGCAGGAATCGTTGCGAAAGAAGGCCTTTGACTGCGCAGCCCAAAGAGAGTCCCTATCTAGCCAAATTTCGATGGCGCGTGACGCTCTTCGTGATCTTGAAGGAGATCTGAAGTACCTCACGGAATCCAAGACTGAGCTGGCAATCACTTGTCCAACCTGCGGGACAAATCACGAAAGTGGCTTCCCCGTTCGCTTGGAGCTGATTGATGACGCAGTCACACTACGGAAAGTCATAGCTGAGCTTGAAGTTGAGCATCGCAAATGTGAAGAAAAATTGGCCGATATTTATGGGAAGATAAATCGGATTAAGCGGAAAACGCTGGATATCGAGAAGACATTACAAACCAAAAAAGGGATGCTTCGCCTTCAAGACGTCGTGGACAGCCAAAGTTCTGAAGTAATCCGAGGTGCTTTTGCCAAGGACATTGACACCTTAAAGCGCCAGTTGTCTGATAAGGAAAAGATAGCTGCTGATGCCAAATTCAAGGTTGGTCAGTTTGATCTTCCTGAAAGAACAAAAGCCATCAACGACTTTTACTCAGAGCGCATGGAACTGTTCGCAAGTGAGCTTGGGGTGCATGATTTGCGGGAGGACGTAAAGAAGCGTCCTGACGCTGGCATCTCAGCCAGCGGCAGTGCGCTGCCAAGGTCACTTCTCGCTTACCAGTTTGCTGTACTCCACACAGCAAAGGAGAAGGGCGACGCAAAGCACTTTCCCGTCGTCATAGACTCCCCAAATCAGCAAGGGCAGGATGCTGATCACCTGCGCCAGATGCTCAGCTTCATCGTAAAGCGAACTCCGAATGATCAACAGCTGATATTGGCCGTCGAAGATAAGCCCAGCAACTTTAGTTTTGATGGTGGGTTGGTTGAATTAACTACGCCTTTTAGTCTGCTCGACCCCGGACAGTACGATCTTGCGTGCGATGAACTACGAGACATGGTTGTCGCTGTAGAAGCGGGGCTTGAACAACGTCTAGCAAGCAGTCGGGTTGGGGCGTTTGAGGACGACAACGAGCTTGTCTAGCGACAGTGGCGACATGGCGACACAAACGAAAAAGCCAACCCCGAACGAGGTTGGCTTTTTCAATTTTGGTGGCCCCCCGGGAGTCGAACCCGGCACCAACGGATTATGAGTCCTAGGTTCTAAAAAATTTGAGCCACATATCACCTCCTTGATACACGCCGAAGTCTGTCATGACGCACGGCAATCTTGATCTGCCCCGGCCCTTGGCCGGGGCTTTTTCATGGAGAAGGTGATATGTCACATCTGGTGGAATCGATGGCTTTTGTGGGCACTACGCCCTGGCACGGGCTGGGCAATCAACTGACCGAGCGGCAGCCGGTAGATGTGTGGCTGCATGAGGCGGGGATGAACTGGACGCTGGAATCATCCGAGGTGCTGTTCAATGTATCGAAAGATGGCATGCACATCCGCCTGCACCGTGATGCCAAGGTGCTGTTCCGTTCCGATACCTTGGCGCCGTTATCGGTGGTGTCGCCGCGTTACAAGGTAGTGCAGCCGCATGAGGTACTGCACTTCTACAACGACCTGGTGCATGCCGGGGGCTTCGAGCTGGAAACGGCGGGAGTGTTGAAGGGTGGCCGTAAGTTGTGGGCATTGGCGCGTACCGGCCAAGACACGCTGCTCAAGGGTGGCGACCGGGTCAAAGCCTACCTGTTGTTGGCCACCAGCTGCGACGGCACCTTGTGTACCACTGCACAGTTCACTTCGGTGCGCGTGGTGTGCAACAACACGCTGCAGATGGCGGTGGGCGAAACACGCGGTGCAGTGAAGGTGCCGCACTCGACGGTGTTTGATCCCCAGGCAGTGAAAGAGTCGCTGGGCATCGGCTTGTCGTCGTGGGATCACTTCATCGGCGACATCAAGGCGCTCAGCCGCCGGCCGGTGTCACCGGAGGAGGCCCGACAGTACTTTGCCGAGCTGCTTGATGAGCCGGCACAGGAAGAAAACGACGACACGGTGACCTCCCGCGCCATGCAGCAGCTGTCGCTACTGTACGGCGGTGGCGGTCTGGGTTCGCTGCTGTCCAGTAGTCGCAATACCGCCTGGGGGCTGGTCAATGCGGTGACCGAGTATGTCGATCATCGTCGCCGTGCCCGTAGTCAGGACTATCGTCTCGACTCGGCCTGGTTCGGCCAGGGCGCGCAGCTGAAAGACAAGGCGCTGCAACGCGCGCTGACCCTGCTGGACTGAGCGATGACCCGCGAACTGGACATTGCGCTGACCGCCGCCGGGCTGGTGATGGGACTGCGTGACTTCTGCGACAGCAAGCTGGCCTACGACGGCCAGGATGAACCCATTACCTTATTGTCGCACTGGGGTCGGGGCGCGTGGGAGCTGCCCGCCGAGCTGGCGCAGTACGCGCCGCTGCTGTTCCAGCTGCATACCGAACTGTCAGCGGTGCTGGAGAAGGATTTTCCGGGGATGTGGCACTACGAGGTGGTGGAGCAGCTGGGCTGGGCCATCGCCGACTGGATCGTTCAGCATGATGGTGAGGCACCAAGCCGGGCGTGGGTGGTGACGACGCTGGTGCAATTGGCCGGCCAGTTCTTCTCTCGCGCACCACCGGCGGACTGGTCCGCGTTACACGCGGTGTTGCTGCGCTACACCGCTGATCTCCCCACCGTGCTGCTGTCGGCCTGAGTCCCGTTGGCCGCGCGCGGGTGGGGCTTGCTACCGATCATTTCCTTGATCCTATCCGCCGTTGTTTCCCGTCCTGGTTGTTCATCTTCCTGCTGGTCGTTTGCCTGCTACGCGTTGTTTCTGATTTCCCCTTTCCTTTACTTGCACGCCCGGTCGGGGTTTCCCCGCCGGGCGTTATGC
The nucleotide sequence above comes from Vogesella indigofera. Encoded proteins:
- a CDS encoding DUF932 domain-containing protein, encoding MSHLVESMAFVGTTPWHGLGNQLTERQPVDVWLHEAGMNWTLESSEVLFNVSKDGMHIRLHRDAKVLFRSDTLAPLSVVSPRYKVVQPHEVLHFYNDLVHAGGFELETAGVLKGGRKLWALARTGQDTLLKGGDRVKAYLLLATSCDGTLCTTAQFTSVRVVCNNTLQMAVGETRGAVKVPHSTVFDPQAVKESLGIGLSSWDHFIGDIKALSRRPVSPEEARQYFAELLDEPAQEENDDTVTSRAMQQLSLLYGGGGLGSLLSSSRNTAWGLVNAVTEYVDHRRRARSQDYRLDSAWFGQGAQLKDKALQRALTLLD